In one Rattus rattus isolate New Zealand chromosome 16, Rrattus_CSIRO_v1, whole genome shotgun sequence genomic region, the following are encoded:
- the Mtif3 gene encoding translation initiation factor IF-3, mitochondrial isoform X2 codes for MAVLLKRLMPQTMKTDGNLLRRCFQRHTVKPDLARPSLTASTPKLLHLISAKGFSTAGDTEGERKQKRRDAFSNTGRKISERVIRVLDEKGVDLGTMHRADVIRLMDKQDLRLVQRNTTSEPPEYQLMTGAQIHQERLRIREQEKAKPKTGPTVTKELIFSSNIGQHDLDTKSKQIQQWIEKKYHVQVTIKKRKDTEQPGSETDEIFNQILQTMPGIATFLSRPKAVRGGTASMCVFRHVSKKEEKAYRESQESQKGDTVSKDDRNSNKSDVLCQ; via the exons ATGGCTGTTCTTCTGAAGAGGCTGATGCCACAAACCATGAAGACTGACGGCAACTTACTCAGGAGATGTTTCCAAAGACACACTGTGAAGCCAGACCTGGCACGGCCTTCCCTGACCGCGTCCACCCCGAAGCTGTTGCACCTGATCTCTGCAAAAGGTTTTAGTACTGCGGGCGACACCGAGGgcgagaggaaacagaaaagaagggaTGCTTTTTCTAACACAGGACGGAAGATTAGTGAGCGAGTTATCCGCGTCCTGGACGAGAAGGGCGTCGACCTGGGGACGATGCACCGAGCGGATGTGATCAGACTCATGGACAAGCAGGACTTGAGGCTGGTGCAGAGGAACACCACCTCAGAGCCACCGGAGTACCAGCTCATGACCGGAGCGCAGATCCACCAGGAGCGGCTAAGAATCCGGGAACAGGAAAAGGCCAAGCCCAAAACTG GACCAACTGTGACAAAGGAGCTCATTTTTTCCTCAAATATTGGACAGCATGATTTGGACACCAAGAGTAAACAGATTCAACAGTGGATTGAGAAAAAGTACCACGTTCAAGTCAccataaagaagaggaaagacacaGAGCAGCCCGGGAGTGAGACG GATGAGATATTTAACCAGATTCTCCAGACGATGCCTGGAATAGCAACCTTCTTGAGCAGGCCGAAAGCCGTTAGAGGAGGCACTgcctccatgtgtgtttttcgtCATGTgagcaagaaagaagagaaggcgTACAGAGAATCCCAGGAGAGCCAGAAAGGAGACACTGTGAGCAAAGACGACAGAAACAGCAACAAGTCGGACGTCCTGTGTCAGTGA
- the Mtif3 gene encoding translation initiation factor IF-3, mitochondrial isoform X1 → MAVLLKRLMPQTMKTDGNLLRRCFQRHTVKPDLARPSLTASTPKLLHLISAKGFSTAGDTEGERKQKRRDAFSNTGRKISERVIRVLDEKGVDLGTMHRADVIRLMDKQDLRLVQRNTTSEPPEYQLMTGAQIHQERLRIREQEKAKPKTAGPTVTKELIFSSNIGQHDLDTKSKQIQQWIEKKYHVQVTIKKRKDTEQPGSETVSVSTCGALVSDAKIRL, encoded by the exons ATGGCTGTTCTTCTGAAGAGGCTGATGCCACAAACCATGAAGACTGACGGCAACTTACTCAGGAGATGTTTCCAAAGACACACTGTGAAGCCAGACCTGGCACGGCCTTCCCTGACCGCGTCCACCCCGAAGCTGTTGCACCTGATCTCTGCAAAAGGTTTTAGTACTGCGGGCGACACCGAGGgcgagaggaaacagaaaagaagggaTGCTTTTTCTAACACAGGACGGAAGATTAGTGAGCGAGTTATCCGCGTCCTGGACGAGAAGGGCGTCGACCTGGGGACGATGCACCGAGCGGATGTGATCAGACTCATGGACAAGCAGGACTTGAGGCTGGTGCAGAGGAACACCACCTCAGAGCCACCGGAGTACCAGCTCATGACCGGAGCGCAGATCCACCAGGAGCGGCTAAGAATCCGGGAACAGGAAAAGGCCAAGCCCAAAACTG CAGGACCAACTGTGACAAAGGAGCTCATTTTTTCCTCAAATATTGGACAGCATGATTTGGACACCAAGAGTAAACAGATTCAACAGTGGATTGAGAAAAAGTACCACGTTCAAGTCAccataaagaagaggaaagacacaGAGCAGCCCGGGAGTGAGACGGTAAGTGTGAGCACCTGCGGGGCGCTGGTCTCTGATGCAAAGATAAGATTGTAG
- the Gtf3a gene encoding LOW QUALITY PROTEIN: transcription factor IIIA (The sequence of the model RefSeq protein was modified relative to this genomic sequence to represent the inferred CDS: inserted 1 base in 1 codon) produces MGLNGRDLAPLRAAFPEVSGLWEPVACVPRXRGQHVAAPPRPGRSRVALEPRVSVAEAVSSLTIADAFVRACVGPAPPRPALPSRFICSFPDCSASYNKAWKLDAHLCKHTGERPFVCDYEGCGKAFIRDYHLSRHILIHTGEKPFVCADNGCNQKFSTKSNLKKHIERKHENPQKQYVCNFEGCKKAFKKHQQLRTHQCQHTNEPLFRCTHEGCGKHFASPSRLKRHGKVHEGYLCQKGCSFVGKTWTELLKHTREAHKEEVTCTVCQKMFRRKDHLKQHMKTHAPERDVYRCPREGCARTYTTAFNLQSHILSFHEEKRPFVCEHAGCGKTFAMKQSLMRHSVVHDPDKKRMKLKVRPPRERRSLASRLSGYVPPKGKQEPDCSLPNSTESSSSPEATMLAPAALLTVH; encoded by the exons ATGGGGCTTAATGGGCGGGACCTGGCGCCTTTGCGGGCCGCGTTCCCGGAAGTGTCGGGTCTCTGGGAGCCGGTAGCTTGTGTCCCGC TCCGGGGACAGCACGTGGCTGCCCCGCCTCGGCCCGGGCGCAGTCGCGTCGCCCTGGAGCCGCGGGTCTCGGTCGCAGAAGCGGTGTCGTCCCTGACCATCGCGGACGCGTTCGTTCGGGCCTGTGTGGGCCCCGCCCCGCCGCGCCCCGCGCTCCCCAGCAGGTTCATCTGCTCCTTTCCTGACTGCAGCGCTAGTTACAACAAAGCCTGGAAGCTAGACGCGCACCTCTGCAAGCACACGGGGGAG AGGCCATTCGTTTGTGACTATGAGGGCTGTGGCAAAGCCTTCATCAGGGACTACCATCTGAGTCGACACATCCTGATTCACACCGGAGAAAAGCCATTTGT TTGTGCAGATAATGGCTGTAATCAGAAATTCAGCACAAAGTCAAACTTGAAGAAACACATTGAACGTAAACATGAAAATCCACAAAAACAGTATGTG tgcAATTTTGAAGGTTGCAAGAAGGCCTTTAAGAAGCACCAGCAGCTGAGAACCCATCAGTGCCAGCACACAAATGAGCCACTCTTCAG GTGTACCCATGAGGGATGTGGGAAGCACTTTGCCTCCCCCAGCAGGCTGAAACGGCATGGGAAGGTTCACGAGG gCTACCTATGTCAAAAGGGATGTTCCTTTGTGGGAAAAACGTGGACAGAGCTTCTGAAGCACACGAGAGAAGCCCATAAAG AGGAGGTGACCTGCACAGTGTGCCAGAAGATGTTCAGGCGCAAAGACCACCTCAAGCAGCACATGAAGACTCACGCTCCGGAGAGGGATGTGTACCGCTGCCCGCGGGAAGGCTGTGCAAGGACCTACACCACCGCGTTCAACCTGCAGAGccacattctctccttccacgaGGAAAAGCGCCCATTTGTGTGTGAGCACGCTGGCTGTGGCAAGACGTTTGCAATGAAA CAAAGTCTCATGAGGCACAGTGTCGTGCACGATCCTGACAAGAAGAGGATGAAGCTCAAA GTTAGACCACCTCGGGAGAGACGCAGCTTGGCCTCGCGCCTCAGCGGGTACGTCCCTCCTAAGGGGAAACAAGAGCCCGACTGCTCCTTGCCTAACAGCACAGAGTCCAGCAGCAGCCCAGAGGCCACGATGCTCGCCCCAGCTGCGTTACTTACTGTCCACTAG